The Candidatus Nanohalovita haloferacivicina region TGTCAACTTCTTCGCCATCTTTCACCACGGTCAGTGAGGGAGAAAGATTTCCAGGAGGATGATTTGCGGGAACATCAAGATCAAAGTTGAAGGTTCTGGACTCTGGAAGCCTTTGAACTGTACCAGGCAGAAGAACTTCTCCCTGCCTCTCCACAGTTTCATTCCCGTAGTCCATGACGACAGAATAGTTATCCAGTCTCTCAGAACCAAGATTTCTTATAGTAATATTAACTCTATTGGATTCTCCAGGCCTTACAGAATCCTTCAAAATAGAACTGGAAACAACATTCAGCTCGGCCCTCTTCTCAACACGGTAATAGCTTGAAACAACCTCGTAATTATTTGTACCTGCCATCCATATCCTTAGATCAAACTCCCAGTTATGCTGAAAGGCATCTACGGAAGGAGTAACAGTAAGATTGATAGTACCATTCTCAGAAGGCTGAAGAGTTACAGGGCCGTCATTAAAAAACCAGTCAAGATTTCCTGCACGTGGAGAAACACGAAAAGACTCTTTTGAAGAATGATTGTTCTGTATTTCTACCTCGAACTTTGCAGGAGACTCTGGAGAGGCCTTACGGTCGACAACATTCAGCGATACCGGGAAAGATACTGCTAGAGAAACGAGAAAAATAGCAGCTATCAGAGGTAAGGCCTTTTTCATGCGAGTAAATTGTGCTCAGAGTTATTTAAAACCGGCCTCTAGATTGTAGTCCTCAGAAAAAGGTCAGAACTATTTTGAGAGCCATAAATCGTCAGCTTCGCCGCTCCGGAAAACCAGATCTATCGGATTTTTTATTTCAGGTTTCCGCTTTCTAGACTATGGATGCAGTAATATTTGACCTGGATGGCGTAGTAGTTAACACAGAACAGTTCTGGAACAAGGCCGAGGAAGAAATATACCTGCAGGCAACCGGAGAGGAAGTAGATGTCAGCGAGTTCGCCGGCATGAGCATCACAAACACCTACAGAGAACTTTCCGAAAAATACGAAATCTCTATCAGCCAGGAAGAATTTTTCCAGCTGTACGAGGAAAAGGCCGATGAAATCTACCAGAAAAAAGCAGAGATAATGCCCGGATTCAAACAACTAGTGAAAGACTTGAGAAGTGAAGGTCTGAAAATAGGTCTTGCAACAGGATCCTACTGGCCTGAAAAAGTTATCGAAAGATTTAATCTTGAATTCGATGCCGTGGTAGACCCGAAGAAATTAGAGGGCAGTGGAAAACCTGAACCAGAAACTTACAGGCTTGCTACCGATAAAATAGGTGTAAAACCTTCAGAATCTGTTGCAGTAGATGATACCTCCCCAGGAACTCAATCTGCAAAAAGCGCAGGCCTCTACTGCATAGGTTATGCAGGATCAGGAGGTAAAGGCCCTGAAGAAGCAGATGAAGTAGTTAAATCTCCTGAAAAGCTGCGTGAAAGACTTTTTGAGCTGATTAAAGAGTAAATCTTTTTATTCAGGCCGGCTCTAATTACCTATTATATGAAGCTAGTTGCAGTTACTGGCTGCCCTACAGGTATTGCGCACAGCCAGATGGCGGCGGAAAGCCTTGAAGAAGCAGTTAAAGATTCTGACGATGAGATAAAAGTCGAGGTACACGGATCCTCAGGCACAGAAAATGTTCTGGAAGATGAAGATATTGAAGAGGCCGATGCAGCAATTGTTGCATCAGACATCTCCGTACCAACAGAAAGATTTGAAGACATGCCCTCTGTACACACTGAAGTTCAGGCCGCTGTAACCGATGCAGAAGCACTTATAGAGAAAGCAAAGGAAGCCGTGGAAAACGGAGAGAACAGAGTTGAATACAAGTCATCGACCAACTCCATGGGCATAATGAAGAAAATCAAGGAGCTGCTACCATAATCACAGCTCTCTAACATCTACTTTCTCAACGTATTCTTCAAAATCCTCCAAATCCGGACTTCCGGTACCAGCAGTCTCCACAACCAAAGTAGCGAACGCCAACGCACGCACTAGACTTTCTCCCTCACCAAGGCCTTCCTCAAGATAAGCAATCATCGCCGAGAGAAGAGCATCTCCAGCACCAGTAGTATCAACAACTTCAGAATCAAGGCCTTCTGCAAAAATACTTTTCTCATCGCTTACAAGAAGAGCTCCTTCAGAACCCAGAGACGCAACCACTATTTCAAAACCATCCTCTCTAAGAGATCTGGCTGCTTCAAAGGCCTCTCCAACAGTCTCAGCTCTCATGCCAGTGGCTTCAGAGAGCTCTTCTCTGTTTGGCTTCGCCATGAAATAGTTCTGTTCCAGCAAGCCAAGCGTATCGCCATGAAGATCCACAACCACCTCTCCATCAACAGCCTTTTCGATACTGTCAATCGCGGAACTGTCAAGGCCTGGCGGAAGACTTCCCGAAATTATAACTTTGTCAGGATTTCTTGATGCAACCTTTTCAATAACTCTGTCAACGGCCTCTTCCTCGGTCTCAGGGCCAGAATGATTGATCTTGTGCTCATTCTCTCCTGCAATAGTAGTATTTATTCTGGTTATACCTCCTTCTGCAAAATCATGGTCGAGACCCAGATTATCCAGCTCATTCCGTATAAATTTTCCGGTAAAACCTCCAAGAAGTCCGGTAGCGATAGCATCATGGCCTAAATCGTTCAAATACGACGCAACATTAATCCCTTTGCCTCCAGCATCGAAATGAGATTCATCTGTACGGATAATATGTTCTTCAGCTAGATTACTATCAACAACATAGGTGTGATCGATTGCAGGATTGAATGTGACAGTCAAAATCATATTCAATAATTGTTCTGCACGGTAAAAAAGGCCCTGCAAAAACCTGTTTAAAAAGTTTATTTTATATACGACTGGAAGCAAATTTCTCACGGGTTATTATGACCTTTTCAAAGGAATCTCTCCAGACTACCAAGGAAAACTTGATGACTGGAGTTTCCTACATGATTCCATTCGTAACAGTCGGAGGAATCTTTCTCGCGTTAGGATTTGCGCTTACACCGACAGAAGCGCTTGAAGCAGGGGAAATAGCCGCGCAAGGTTCGCTCGGCTGGTTCCTTGCACAGATAGGTAACGCAGGACTGGCCCTTATGGTGCCAGTACTCGGAGCCTATGTAGCGTACGCAATCGGTGATAGGCCAGCACTTGCACCAGGATTCATCCTATCCTACCTTCTGCAGCAGGAAAACGTTATGACAGCTGCCGCAGAAGTCATGGGATTCACACAGGCCGCTTCCGGAGACGGAGCGCTTGTAGCAGGATACCTTGGCGCACTGGTAGCTGGTCTGGTAGTTGGTTACGTAGCCAGATATATCAACAATCTGGACGTACCAGATGCCCTTGATTCAATGATGCCAATCCTGATCGTGCCAGTATTCACGACAGCAATTCTGGCGCCCGTACTCCTGCTACTTCTGGGAGTACCTATTGCAGTTGCAAACCAGGCTATGAACGCCTTCCTTGCCTCTATGGGTACAGGACAGGCCGTAGGCTTGGGAGCAGTTATTGGGCTGATGATGGCGTTCGACATGGGAGGACCTGTTAACAAGGTCGCCTATGTCTTCGGTGTGGGCCTTATCGGTGAGGGAGTTACCGGGCCGATGGCCGCAGTCATGGCTGCAGGAATGACACCGCCTCTTGGTATGGCGCTGTCTACATTCTTCGCACCTCAGAAGTACCCTGAAGAGATGTACGAACAGGCCAAATCAGCTACTGTGCTCGGATTCTCCTTCATTACCGAGGGAGCGATCCCGTACGCAGCATCCGATCCAGGCAGGGTTATTCCAAGCCTGATGACAGGATCTGCAGTTGCAGGAGCAGCATCGATGGCTATGGGAGTTACAATGCCTGCACCACACGGAGGTATCTTCGTAGTACCTCTATCAAACAACCCACTAGGATTCCTTGGAGCACTAGCTCTAGGATCAGTGGTAACAGCAGGAATGGTAACACTACTCAAGCCAGATGTAGAGGAAACTTCAGAAGAATAGAAAAACTCAAATACCCATACTTTTCTTCTTTTTTCTTCTCCCTTTCTACAAAAGTTTAAACCGGTACAAACCGAATAAACAACCATATGAGTAGCAAAGCCCTGCAAACACTGATCTCCGAAGAAACAATCGCACTCAACAAGAACTTTGAAAACAAGATAGACGCAATCGAAGGCCTTCTACAACTGATCGACGACCAGGGAAAAGTCAAAGACAGAGACGCAGCACTGGAAGCCCTGAAACAGAGAGAAAAAGAAGCCACAACAGGAGTAGGAAAAGGAATCGGAATTCCGCACTCAAAAACCGATGCAGTAACAGAACCAGTAGCTGCATTCATCAGGGCCGAAAACGGAGTAGACTTCGGCGCAGCCGATGGAGAACCAGCAAAACTACTTTTCATGCTGCTCTTCCCGGAAGGAACCGAAGACGAATACCTTGACGTCCTCAGCAGCATATCCCGATCCCTCATACACGACGACGTACGCGAAAAACTTCTCAACGCAGAAGAACCATCCAGAGTAATGGAAATAATCGAAGAGGAAGTATCAAGATGAAAAGACAGGTAGAAATAGTGCCAGAAGCAGGCCTTCACGCAAGACCGGCCTCAAAATTCGTGGAAACAGCACAGGAATACAACTGCGACCTGAAAATCAGCGACGCAGAAGGAGACGAAGAACCAGTCGATGCAAGAAGCATGCTAGCAGTAACAAGCCTGGGCCTCAAACAGGGCGACAAAATGGAAATCCAGGCAGAGGGAGATGACGCAGAAGAAGCTTTGAACGCACTTGAAGAAATAATCACGACACCAGAGGAATAAAAAATGACTGTAGAAGGTACAGGCATCACAGGCAGAAAAGCCGCAGGAAAGGCCTACAAATACACGGAAAAAGATTTCTCAGTACAGGAAGAATCCAGCAAAACTGTAGATGAAGAAAAAGAAAGATTCAACACGGCACTGGAAACAGCCGAAGAACAGCTGGAAGACGCAGCTGAAAAAACAGGTGGTGAAACAGAGGGCGACGAGGCAGATATCTTCAAAGCCCAGATACAGTTCCTTAAGGATCCTCAGATAACTTCCGGAGTTGAAGAAAGTATTGAAGAAGGCCTTACAGCTGAGAGAAGTGTTGAGAAAGGCTTTGAAGATCCTATCCAGCAGCTTGAATCGCAGGAAGGCCGTATGAAGGAAAGAGCGGACGATCTACGGGACATCAGGGATCGACTGCTCGGAATTCTTACAGGAGAAACAGACCACGGCCTCTCCGATATTCCAGAAAATACCGTAATTGTAGCAGAAAATCTGAAACCATCCGATACATCTGAAATGAACAGAGACAATGTATCAGGCCTTGTCACTGCTCAGGGAAGCCGCACATCGCACGTTGCCATACTGGCGAAGTCGATGGGTATCCCCGCAGTTGTAGGCACAGGAAGCATCGAGGAGATCGAAGACGGAGAACAGCTTCTGGTCGACGGCGACACCGGAAAAGTAACTATAGATCCAGGCCAGGAGAAAATAGATAGTATTGAACAGGCCGACAGCGTAGAGGTAATCCAGAAACACGTTGAAACCAGCGATGGAGAGGAAAAAGAGGTTGCAGCAAACGTAGCAAACCATAAAGAAGTCAGTATCGCAGCAGAGAAAGGAGCAGATGGTATAGGCCTCTACCGGACAGAATTCATGTTTCTAGACCGGGAAGAACCTCCAACAGAAGAAGAACACCTGGAAAAGTACGTTGAGGCCCTCAACTCATTCCCTGAAGAAAGAGTAATTGTAAGAACAATAGATATCGGCGGCGATAAACCCGTACCGTATCTTGACCAGGGCGAAAGCGATAACCCATTCCTCGGAGTTAGAGGCATTAGACTGGCATTTGAAGAAGGAGAAGAACTGTTTAAAACACAGTTAAAGGCCCTTTTACGAGCAGCAGCCTCTGAAAATGGCGAAAATCTAGCTTTAATGTTTCCAATGATCGCCACAGTGGAAGAATTTAGAAAGGCCAAAGAAATCGTGGATGATCTGGAGGAAGAGCTTGAAAACGAAGGAAAAGAGTTTGACAGGCCTGAAATAGGTTTGATGGTTGAAACTCCGTCAGCAGTGCAGATGGCCGGAGAACTAGCTGAAGAGGCCGATTTTCTGAGCATAGGAACCAACGATCTCACACAGTACACAATGGCAGCCTCAAGAACAGATAGCAAGGTTTCTGGCCTTCAGAATCCTTTGCATCCTGCCGTATTAAGATCCATCAAGCATGTAGTTGATAGAGGCCACGAGAACGATGCATGGGTTGGTATGTGCGGTGAAATGGCCGGAAACTCTGAAACAACCGAGATACTTGTAGGAATGGGCCTTGACGAATTCAGTATGTCTGCAGGAGTAGTACCTGAGGTTAAAAACAGGTTGAGAGAAATAGATTCAAGTAAAGCTTCTGATAAGGCCTCTCAAGTTCTTGAAGCTGGAATTATAGATGATGTC contains the following coding sequences:
- a CDS encoding PTS fructose transporter subunit IIC, with translation MTFSKESLQTTKENLMTGVSYMIPFVTVGGIFLALGFALTPTEALEAGEIAAQGSLGWFLAQIGNAGLALMVPVLGAYVAYAIGDRPALAPGFILSYLLQQENVMTAAAEVMGFTQAASGDGALVAGYLGALVAGLVVGYVARYINNLDVPDALDSMMPILIVPVFTTAILAPVLLLLLGVPIAVANQAMNAFLASMGTGQAVGLGAVIGLMMAFDMGGPVNKVAYVFGVGLIGEGVTGPMAAVMAAGMTPPLGMALSTFFAPQKYPEEMYEQAKSATVLGFSFITEGAIPYAASDPGRVIPSLMTGSAVAGAASMAMGVTMPAPHGGIFVVPLSNNPLGFLGALALGSVVTAGMVTLLKPDVEETSEE
- a CDS encoding 1-phosphofructokinase, producing the protein MILTVTFNPAIDHTYVVDSNLAEEHIIRTDESHFDAGGKGINVASYLNDLGHDAIATGLLGGFTGKFIRNELDNLGLDHDFAEGGITRINTTIAGENEHKINHSGPETEEEAVDRVIEKVASRNPDKVIISGSLPPGLDSSAIDSIEKAVDGEVVVDLHGDTLGLLEQNYFMAKPNREELSEATGMRAETVGEAFEAARSLREDGFEIVVASLGSEGALLVSDEKSIFAEGLDSEVVDTTGAGDALLSAMIAYLEEGLGEGESLVRALAFATLVVETAGTGSPDLEDFEEYVEKVDVREL
- the ptsP gene encoding phosphoenolpyruvate--protein phosphotransferase; this encodes MTVEGTGITGRKAAGKAYKYTEKDFSVQEESSKTVDEEKERFNTALETAEEQLEDAAEKTGGETEGDEADIFKAQIQFLKDPQITSGVEESIEEGLTAERSVEKGFEDPIQQLESQEGRMKERADDLRDIRDRLLGILTGETDHGLSDIPENTVIVAENLKPSDTSEMNRDNVSGLVTAQGSRTSHVAILAKSMGIPAVVGTGSIEEIEDGEQLLVDGDTGKVTIDPGQEKIDSIEQADSVEVIQKHVETSDGEEKEVAANVANHKEVSIAAEKGADGIGLYRTEFMFLDREEPPTEEEHLEKYVEALNSFPEERVIVRTIDIGGDKPVPYLDQGESDNPFLGVRGIRLAFEEGEELFKTQLKALLRAAASENGENLALMFPMIATVEEFRKAKEIVDDLEEELENEGKEFDRPEIGLMVETPSAVQMAGELAEEADFLSIGTNDLTQYTMAASRTDSKVSGLQNPLHPAVLRSIKHVVDRGHENDAWVGMCGEMAGNSETTEILVGMGLDEFSMSAGVVPEVKNRLREIDSSKASDKASQVLEAGIIDDVREII
- a CDS encoding PTS fructose transporter subunit IIB, producing MKLVAVTGCPTGIAHSQMAAESLEEAVKDSDDEIKVEVHGSSGTENVLEDEDIEEADAAIVASDISVPTERFEDMPSVHTEVQAAVTDAEALIEKAKEAVENGENRVEYKSSTNSMGIMKKIKELLP
- a CDS encoding HAD family hydrolase, which encodes MDAVIFDLDGVVVNTEQFWNKAEEEIYLQATGEEVDVSEFAGMSITNTYRELSEKYEISISQEEFFQLYEEKADEIYQKKAEIMPGFKQLVKDLRSEGLKIGLATGSYWPEKVIERFNLEFDAVVDPKKLEGSGKPEPETYRLATDKIGVKPSESVAVDDTSPGTQSAKSAGLYCIGYAGSGGKGPEEADEVVKSPEKLRERLFELIKE
- a CDS encoding HPr family phosphocarrier protein, with protein sequence MKRQVEIVPEAGLHARPASKFVETAQEYNCDLKISDAEGDEEPVDARSMLAVTSLGLKQGDKMEIQAEGDDAEEALNALEEIITTPEE
- a CDS encoding PTS sugar transporter subunit IIA, which encodes MSSKALQTLISEETIALNKNFENKIDAIEGLLQLIDDQGKVKDRDAALEALKQREKEATTGVGKGIGIPHSKTDAVTEPVAAFIRAENGVDFGAADGEPAKLLFMLLFPEGTEDEYLDVLSSISRSLIHDDVREKLLNAEEPSRVMEIIEEEVSR